One genomic window of Coffea eugenioides isolate CCC68of chromosome 1, Ceug_1.0, whole genome shotgun sequence includes the following:
- the LOC113769460 gene encoding uncharacterized protein LOC113769460, with amino-acid sequence MARTREEKSYRGKRSFLLRDEDPENEYNLKNEEGTGGGSDDEEPKKTRGPTYMRHIWGRHGTNKRIKVKFNRLGEPISTNRSKFNKFLGALARIEKYAPFDVDSWRKVPKSLKNDMINVVKEKFDLPIGIEERVKESLGKKRRSWKHALKRAYFNPNESIESQKISATNKEHRGKKKMNPSARKKLFTQVRVDKEKEVGHSLSRAYMCTICYTNSNGVPSSYEVGEKMVGDKVTIRSMVDSNKICAVGVVRNLDPTAEVGDTPLGSHWCEIHVNVLVENDEELMRPYHNFLKIGDAIGVAIPWPINLVNIEEN; translated from the exons ATGGCGagaacaagagaagaaaaaagctATCGAGGAAAAAGGAGTTTTCTATTGCGTGATGAAGATCCTGAAAATGAATACAATTTGAAAAATGAGGAAGGCACTG GTGGTGGTTCTGATGACGAGGAGCCTAAGAAGACTCGAGGACCAACTTATATGAGACATATTTGGGGTAGACATGGTACTAACAAGCGAATTAAAGTGAAATTCAATAGACTTGGTGAGCCAATAAGTACAAATAGAAgcaaattcaataaatttttggGAGCATTGGCAAGAATTGAAAAATATGCACCTTTTGACGTTGATAGTTGGCGTAAGGTTCCCAAGTCTTTAAAGAATGACATGATAAATGTAGTAAAG GAAAAATTTGATCTTCCTATTGGCATAGAAGAACGAGTTAAGGAATCATTAGGAAAGAAACGGAGAAGCTGGAAGCATGCTCTCAAAAGAGCTTATTTCAATCCAAATGAGTCAATTGAAAGTCAG AAAATATCTGCAACAAACAAGGAGCACCGAGGGAAGAAAAAGATGAATCCTAGTGCAAGGAAAAAGCTATTTACTCAAGTTCGAGTAGATAAG GAAAAAGAGGTTGGGCATTCTCTCTCTAGAGCATATATGTGCACCATATGCTACACTAATTCTAATGGGGTGCCATCTAGTTATGAAGTTGGGGAAAAAATG GTTGGGGATAAAGTTACAATAAGAAGCATGGTTGATTCAAACAAAATTTGTGCTGTTGGAGTGGTTAGAAATTTGGATCCAACTGCTGAAGTTGGTGACACACCTTTGGGATCACATTGGTGTGAAATCCATGTGAATGTGCTTGTGGAGAATGATGAAGAGCTAATGAGGCCATACCATAATTTTCTCAAGATTGGAGATGCAATTGGAGTAGCTATTCCTTGGCCAATAAAC